One Salminus brasiliensis chromosome 5, fSalBra1.hap2, whole genome shotgun sequence DNA segment encodes these proteins:
- the macc1 gene encoding metastasis-associated in colon cancer protein 1 yields MAAVRTKSIRRTGSLLRSRSEGTLIDLDDNVTINNNSLHGSYVSQQMGKHSEWPVLQPEVQHSGHTTNPFWNQLSRSNPFLDDIVCRTTADSGVSILKEDPLSLFENSNEDSQSTSSEENNFAHLLEPKRNNLNRSGRWRSASDILDSLEKKESAKEKSLNAQGPFLKPDFEWLKNDREAYKMAWLSHRQLTRSCLNLGLMKQSPGWAQTQATDMQVVCKIDHNGGSVQLPDCDVSAHFPEGHIPSGEVQEVALKASLDPPRGLNNNYTTTVSPLLEIMLSNLNTAEGIALDVKLAAEVKNDPLSQVMTTFVGLVAHKKEGPYEKVKDCYVYKDMLQMKLQELKPHMYIIAAAEATVIQPPATSVWDYLNRHVTVAVYGPKHIHPSFKVVQVISWHKNVPPRLPFSDINKGNRNLPPVVLELWGKHQFNPHGLKDLHITTSVTDSKFEVKCGDQKKEVRKEQLKMARVIHLPLELSKTVSGEMGPFKLAIQVRDSSSLPLTDFQVPSPEAAPLRADKQGHRHPDRFREVTRSMPILEESAPEFPKFQDVAVNVQWYGVTLKSVLRQPRVDYLLEYFKGDTIALLSRESVKSVGQLKVKEWYIGFLRGSIGLVHCKNVKIIPKDQVIDFSTVKVTTQSLLDNMTLPFKKLTYMYSAIQTLVTEHVTCWKPFAEALGYSNLSIDAFSRRHAETEAEKVARVLEKLKEDCHTDKTRRKFQHELIAGLFKMDAQGLIAHLIQNTIILSTAVELGVRWRELAEKIGKLSNAQISSYEAPHRGKSGEVSAQSMWKPAYDFLYSWSVQYGDGYRDMIQDLHLALDKMKSPVTRQWRQLTGALITVNCMEVLRASAFPKL; encoded by the exons GGAGTTACGTATCTCAGCAGATGGGCAAACATTCAGAATGGCCTGTCCTACAGCCAGAAGTCCAACACTCGGGACATACAACCAATCCCTTCTGGAACCAGCTCTCAAGGTCAAATCCATTCCTAGATGACATTGTCTGCAGAACCACAGCAGACTCCGGCGTGTCCATTCTGAAGGAAGATCCACTGTCTTTGTTCGAGAACAGTAACGAAGACTCCCAAAGCACATCCTCAGAAGAAAACAACTTTGCCCATCTTCTGGAGCCCAAGAGGAACAACTTGAATCGATCTGGGCGGTGGAGGAGCGCCTCGGACATTCTTGACAGCCTCGAGAAAAAGGAATCCGCCAAGGAGAAGAGTCTTAACGCTCAAGGACCCTTCTTGAAACCTGATTTTGAGTGGCTGAAAAATGACAGGGAGGCCTACAAAATGGCCTGGCTGAGCCACAGGCAGCTGACCAGGTCTTGTTTGAACCTCGGCCTGATGAAGCAAAGTCCCGGTTGGGCCCAGACTCAAGCTACGGACATGCAAGTGGTCTGCAAGATCGATCACAACGGAGGTTCTGTGCAGTTGCCCGACTGCGACGTCAGTGCCCACTTCCCTGAAGGTCATATTCCCTCTGGAGAGGTCCAGGAAGTTGCACTCAAGGCCAGCCTTGATCCACCACGTGGACTCAACAACAACTACACAACGACCGTCAGCCCTCTCCTGGAAATCATGCTCAGCAACCTCAACACTGCGGAAGGCATCGCTCTCGATGTCAAATTGGCAGCTGAAGTAAAGAACGATCCCTTGAGCCAGGTGATGACGACATTCGTAGGTCTGGTCGCTCATAAGAAAGAGGGACCGTATGAGAAGGTCAAGGACTGTTACGTTTATAAGGATATGTTACAGATGAAGCTCCAGGAGCTAAAGCCTCACATGTACATCATTGCCGCTGCGGAAGCCACAGTTATCCAGCCACCAGCCACCTCAGTATGGGACTACTTGAACCGACATGTCACCGTCGCCGTCTACGGTCCCAAGCACATTCATCCGTCCTTCAAAGTTGTGCAGGTCATCTCTTGGCACAAAAACGTTCCGCCCAGGCTTCCTTTCTCCGACATCAACAAGGGAAATCGGAACTTGCCTCCCGTCGTCCTGGAGCTGTGGGGAAAGCATCAGTTCAATCCACATGGCTTAAAGGATTTGCACATTACCACAAGCGTAACGGACTCGAAGTTTGAAGTGAAATGCGGAGACCAGAAGAAAGAGGTCCGAAAAGAGCAGCTCAAAATGGCCCGGGTGATCCACCTGCCTTTGGAACTCTCCAAGACAGTCAGTGGAGAGATGGGACCTTTCAAACTGGCAATCCAGGTGAGGGACTCGAGTTCCCTCCCGCTGACGGACTTTCAAGTGCCTTCCCCCGAGGCTGCTCCTCTGAGGGCCGACAAGCAAGGCCACCGACACCCGGATCGCTTCCGGGAAGTGACCCGTTCCATGCCCATTCTCGAAGAATCTGCCCCGGAGTTCCCAAAGTTTCAAGACGTGGCAGTGAACGTTCAGTGGTATGGAGTGACCCTGAAATCGGTTCTCAGACAGCCGAGGGTGGACTATCTTCTGGAGTACTTTAAAGGAGACACAATTGCCTTGCTGTCCAGGGAATCGGTCAAGTCCGTTGGCCAGTTGAAGGTGAAGGAGTGGTACATCGGGTTTCTTAGGGGCAGCATCGGCCTGGTGCACTGCAAGAACGTCAAGATCATCCCAAAAGATCAAGTCATTGACTTTTCTACGGTCAAAGTCACGACGCAGTCCCTGTTGGACAATATGACGTTGCCGTTCAAGAAGCTCACCTACATGTACTCTGCGATTCAGACCTTAGTCACGGAGCACGTAACCTGTTGGAAGCCTTTTGCTGAGGCTCTGGGATACTCAAACCTCTCCATAGACGCGTTCTCCAGGAGACATGCTGAGACGGAGGCGGAGAAGGTAGCCCGGGTGCTTGAGAAACTTAAGGAAGACTGTCACACAGACAAAACCCGAAGAAAATTCCAACATGAACTCATTGCT ggtCTGTTTAAAATGGATGCCCAGGGCCTCATCGCCCATTTAATCCAGAACACCATCATCCTGTCCACAGCTGTTGAGCTTGGAGTGCGATGGAGGGAATTGGCTGAGAAGATTGGGAAACTTTCCAACGCTCAGATTTCTAGTTATGAGGCTCCACACAGGGGTAAGAGTGGAGAAGTCAGTGCCCAG TCCATGTGGAAGCCTGCGTATGACTTCCTGTACTCCTGGAGTGTGCAGTACGGTGATGGCTACCGGGACATGATCCAGGATCTCCATCTGGCCCTGGACAAAATGAAGAGTCCGGTGACCAGGCAGTGGCGGCAGCTCACTGGAGCACTCATCACGGTGAACTGCATGGAAGTCCTGCGGGCGTCTGCCTTCCCCAAACTGTGA
- the twist1b gene encoding twist-related protein 1b — MPEEGSCSPGSPPDSLSFSDGEQQHQQQHERPAKRKRTVRKRRWSRTSGEESVESPGARGKKASLGEEREGGDGEGSPPSLEELHTQRVMANVRERQRTQSLNEAFAALRKIIPTLPSDKLSKIQTLKLAARYIDFLCQVLQSDELDSKAASCSYVAHERLSYAFSVWRMEGAWSMSATH; from the coding sequence ATGCCTGAGGAGGGCTCGTGCTCGCCAGGGTCTCCACCGGACAGCCTGAGCTTCAGCGATGGggagcagcagcaccagcagcagcacgaGCGTCCGGCCAAGAGGAAGAGGACTGTGAGGAAGAGGCGCTGGAGCCGCACGAGCGGAGAGGAGTCGGTGGAGAGCCCGGGCGCGCGGGGCAAAAAGGCGAGCCTGGGGGAAGAGCGCGAGGGAGGAGACGGAGAAGGGAGCCCCCCGTCCCTCGAGGAGCTGCACACCCAGCGCGTGATGGCCAACGTGCGCGAGCGCCAGCGCACGCAGTCCCTGAACGAGGCGTTCGCGGCGCTGCGGAAGATCATCCCCACCCTGCCCTCCGACAAGCTCAGCAAGATCCAGACCCTCAAGCTCGCCGCGCGCTACATCGACTTCCTGTGCCAGGTGCTGCAGAGCGACGAGCTGGACTCCAAAGCCGCGAGCTGCAGCTACGTGGCGCACGAGCGCCTCAGCTACGCCTTCTCCGTGTGGAGGATGGAGGGCGCGTGGTCCATGTCCGCCACGCACTGA
- the tmem196b gene encoding transmembrane protein 196 — protein sequence MCSSRKIVWSLVMLSLFEAGVGVASITLGVLELQGVVRQTHLSTATPIWSGVFFLLCGLCGLLCARKRTGLTMILFSACCICGLIGGILNIQFVRALGRQMDALPPLYLASLSLACIGIGGCTLSTWLTCRLASSEQQRMFIERELSLHHSVEMAEKVKNVHG from the exons ATGTGCAGCAGTCGGAAGATTGTCTGGAGCCTGGTGATGCTCTCGCTGTTCGAGGCGGGCGTCGGAGTGGCCAGCATCACCCTGGGCGTGTTGGAGCTCCAAGGTGTGGTGCGGCAGACCCACCTGTCCACCGCCACCCCCATATGGAGCGGCGTGTTC TTCCTGCTGTGTGGACTCTGTGGACTGCTGTGTGCCAGGAAGAGGACTGGTCTGACC ATGATCCTGTTCTCCGCCTGCTGTATCTGTGGGCTTATCGGAGGCATCCTGAACATCCAGTTTGTGCGAGCACTGGGCAGACAGATGGACGCACTGCCTCCCCTATAcctggcctcgctctctctggccTGCATCGGTATCGGGGGCTGCACACTGTCCACCTGGCTGACCTGCCGGCTAGCCAGCAGCGAGCAGCAGAGAATGTTCATAGAGAGGGAACTTTCTCTGCACCACTCAGTGGAGATGGCAGAGAAGGTGAAGAACGTGCACGGGTAA